A stretch of Mycobacteriales bacterium DNA encodes these proteins:
- a CDS encoding Asp23/Gls24 family envelope stress response protein, with amino-acid sequence MTGTRGDQVPCGATIDDLIAQVADGDATRRTPHQQGCVHCQAALTEYARLWDPVTVLAAEHVQPPDSLIDEALRRIRTTLEHPEYGLLPGGPDGLTRIAVRVIIVTARTAAERTDGVRAALTHAAPSDSSATVAAGITGSSTAIEVTVAATYGHDLPALADRIRRTVAHDIRTYTGLRPADITIVIDDILQP; translated from the coding sequence ATGACCGGCACCCGCGGCGACCAAGTGCCCTGTGGCGCCACGATCGACGACCTCATCGCCCAGGTCGCCGACGGCGACGCCACACGGCGCACCCCACATCAGCAAGGGTGCGTCCACTGCCAGGCAGCGCTCACCGAATACGCCCGGCTGTGGGACCCGGTCACTGTGCTCGCCGCCGAACATGTGCAGCCACCCGACAGCCTCATCGACGAGGCGCTACGCCGCATTCGGACCACCCTCGAACACCCCGAGTACGGACTGCTACCAGGAGGCCCGGACGGACTCACCCGAATCGCCGTGCGCGTCATCATCGTCACCGCCCGCACGGCAGCCGAACGCACCGACGGCGTCCGGGCCGCCCTGACCCATGCCGCTCCGAGCGACTCCTCCGCCACCGTCGCCGCTGGCATCACCGGCTCCAGCACTGCCATCGAGGTCACCGTTGCCGCCACCTACGGCCACGACCTACCCGCCCTCGCCGACCGCATCCGCCGCACTGTCGCCCATGACATCCGTACTTACACAGGACTGCGACCTGCGGACATCACCATCGTCATCGACGACATTCTCCAACCCTGA
- a CDS encoding cytochrome ubiquinol oxidase subunit I gives MVSHVSIAAAGSIIAPRSQMGFSLGWHIILACLGVGMPGLTLFLEWRGQRTGDVHYRLLARRWARTLGVLFAVGAVSGTILSFEMGLLWSGLMEHYGSVIGLPFAIEGFAFFVEAIFLGIYLYGWDRLTPRVHLLSGIPIFLAGVLSAFFVVCANSWMNSPQGFTERNGKLTSVSPWSAMFNKATWPETTHMILAAFMVTGFLIASVYAVAMLRGHRDRYHRLGMLVPLSFACAVTPIQIVVGDWAARYVADDQPAKLAAMEGLFRGRHGAPESLGGIYYDNALHGAIRIPDGLSLLARLDPRAYVAGLHEIPVDQRPPVNIVHLAFDSMVGVGFALLALGAWFGWAWWRHHDLPASAWFLRAVAVSGVAAVVAMEAGWITTEVGRQPWIVYRLLRVDQAVNPATGIGWGLPLLLIVYAVLTVAIVYVLRHMVRSRPVPAAPQESDLADYEVG, from the coding sequence ATGGTCTCGCACGTGTCGATTGCAGCTGCGGGAAGCATCATCGCGCCGCGGTCGCAGATGGGCTTCTCGCTGGGCTGGCACATCATCCTTGCCTGTCTCGGGGTTGGCATGCCCGGTCTGACGCTGTTCCTGGAATGGCGAGGTCAGCGGACCGGCGACGTGCACTACCGTCTGCTCGCGCGTCGGTGGGCTCGGACGCTGGGCGTCCTGTTCGCGGTGGGCGCCGTATCCGGGACGATTCTGTCCTTCGAGATGGGCCTGTTGTGGTCGGGCCTGATGGAGCACTACGGATCGGTGATCGGTCTGCCGTTCGCGATCGAGGGATTCGCGTTCTTCGTCGAAGCGATTTTTCTCGGTATCTACCTCTACGGCTGGGATCGACTCACGCCACGGGTCCATCTGCTCTCAGGTATCCCGATCTTCCTGGCCGGCGTGCTGTCGGCGTTCTTCGTGGTATGCGCCAACTCATGGATGAACAGCCCACAAGGCTTCACTGAACGCAACGGCAAGCTGACGAGTGTGTCCCCCTGGTCGGCGATGTTCAACAAGGCGACCTGGCCCGAAACCACCCACATGATCCTGGCCGCGTTCATGGTCACCGGTTTCCTCATCGCCAGCGTGTACGCCGTTGCCATGTTGCGGGGACACCGTGACCGCTACCACCGTCTCGGGATGCTCGTCCCGCTGTCCTTCGCCTGCGCGGTGACGCCGATCCAGATCGTGGTCGGAGACTGGGCGGCCCGCTACGTGGCCGACGACCAGCCGGCGAAGCTCGCGGCGATGGAGGGCCTATTCCGCGGCAGGCACGGCGCCCCCGAGTCGCTCGGTGGCATCTACTACGACAACGCCCTGCACGGAGCGATCCGCATTCCTGATGGTCTGTCTCTTCTGGCCCGGCTTGACCCGAGAGCCTATGTCGCTGGGCTGCACGAAATACCCGTCGACCAGCGCCCACCGGTCAATATCGTTCATCTGGCCTTCGACAGCATGGTCGGCGTCGGCTTCGCGCTCCTCGCACTCGGCGCGTGGTTCGGATGGGCCTGGTGGCGCCACCATGACCTACCTGCCTCGGCCTGGTTCCTGCGTGCAGTCGCAGTGTCCGGCGTTGCGGCCGTCGTGGCCATGGAAGCGGGTTGGATCACTACCGAGGTCGGACGCCAGCCATGGATCGTCTACCGCCTGCTTCGGGTCGATCAGGCCGTCAATCCCGCGACAGGGATCGGTTGGGGACTGCCGCTGCTGCTGATCGTCTATGCCGTCCTCACTGTGGCCATCGTCTATGTCCTGCGTCATATGGTCCGCAGCAGGCCTGTCCCTGCCGCGCCACAAGAGTCTGACCTCGCCGACTACGAAGTGGGGTAA
- a CDS encoding cytochrome d ubiquinol oxidase subunit II has translation MSLATALLALIWLSVTAYALLGGADFGAGFWDLIAGNPDRGHERRTLIEHSIGPVWEANHVWLIFVLVLMWTSFPALFAAIASTLYIPLTLVAIGIIARGSAFAFRKAVTETWQRRLFGAAFAFSSVITPFFLGALAGGIASGRVPPGLANGDIITSWVNPTSLACGVLAIAVCAYLSAIYLTADARRGGHGELAEYYRRQGLLSGITVGVVAVAAIAVVHADARQIYRELLDGGLPLVIVSIVAGLTSLLLLTRRDYIAVRVTAALAVTAMLWAWGVGQYPELLPGLSLDQAAAAHATLQATAIASLVGLLFVVPSLAWLFVLFQRDQSRAARRDS, from the coding sequence ATGTCGCTGGCTACCGCGCTTCTGGCGCTCATCTGGCTTTCCGTGACCGCCTATGCCCTGCTCGGCGGAGCGGACTTCGGTGCCGGGTTCTGGGATCTGATCGCCGGCAACCCGGACCGCGGACACGAGCGGCGCACGCTCATCGAACACTCCATCGGGCCGGTATGGGAAGCCAACCATGTCTGGCTGATCTTCGTCCTCGTACTGATGTGGACGTCCTTCCCGGCCCTATTCGCTGCGATTGCCTCTACGCTCTACATTCCGCTAACCCTTGTTGCGATCGGCATCATCGCCCGCGGTTCGGCGTTCGCGTTCCGCAAAGCCGTCACCGAGACATGGCAACGACGTCTGTTCGGCGCGGCGTTCGCGTTCTCGTCTGTGATCACACCTTTCTTCCTCGGCGCACTGGCCGGCGGCATCGCCTCCGGCCGGGTTCCACCAGGGCTCGCCAACGGCGACATCATCACCAGTTGGGTCAACCCCACCTCGCTGGCCTGCGGCGTACTCGCGATCGCCGTCTGCGCCTATCTCTCAGCGATCTACCTCACGGCGGACGCCCGCCGCGGCGGACACGGCGAACTTGCTGAGTACTACCGCCGACAGGGCCTGCTCAGTGGCATCACGGTCGGCGTCGTAGCGGTCGCTGCGATCGCGGTCGTGCACGCAGACGCGCGCCAGATCTACCGCGAGCTGCTCGACGGCGGGCTACCGCTCGTCATCGTCTCGATCGTCGCCGGACTCACGTCGCTGCTACTCCTGACAAGGCGTGATTACATCGCCGTGCGAGTCACGGCAGCGCTCGCCGTCACCGCCATGTTGTGGGCGTGGGGAGTCGGCCAATACCCCGAGTTGCTGCCTGGCCTGTCCCTCGATCAAGCGGCAGCCGCGCACGCCACCCTGCAGGCGACCGCCATCGCGTCCCTCGTGGGCCTCCTATTCGTAGTGCCGTCTCTGGCATGGCTGTTCGTCCTGTTCCAACGAGATCAAAGCCGAGCGGCGCGCCGCGACTCGTAG
- a CDS encoding ABC transporter ATP-binding protein → MRSGTRPAGEAKGDAPALRAEGLGKRFGDRVAFDDVSFQIGYGEVFGFLGPNGAGKTTTVRTLGTLIAPTSGSATVAGLPLTPENGVEIRRRISIMPESPGLYLRLSVAENLACFADLYEVAEPRQRIARALEAVNLADRAADACGTLSKGLRQRVALARALLNDPEVLFLDEPTSGLDPVAARDVHGLIGELRERGVTIFLTTHRLDEAERLCDRIAILNTTLRTIGRTDELRDHLFAKTLMVRTRIALPDPDRVFAGLPEVDGWSRDSADHYVLTVSDPAAAAPSVTRALVAAGADVLSIGESRHSLEDVYLELIDTDDEARRA, encoded by the coding sequence ATGCGGTCCGGGACGCGTCCTGCGGGCGAGGCGAAGGGCGACGCGCCGGCGCTGCGTGCGGAGGGGCTGGGCAAACGGTTCGGCGACCGGGTCGCCTTCGACGACGTCTCGTTCCAGATCGGCTACGGCGAAGTATTCGGGTTTCTCGGCCCCAATGGTGCGGGGAAGACGACGACCGTGCGGACTCTTGGCACGCTGATCGCGCCGACGTCCGGGTCGGCGACGGTCGCCGGCCTGCCGCTCACGCCGGAGAACGGCGTCGAGATCCGCCGGCGGATCTCGATCATGCCCGAGTCACCCGGTCTGTATCTGCGGCTGAGCGTGGCCGAGAACCTCGCCTGCTTCGCGGATCTCTATGAGGTGGCCGAGCCGCGGCAGCGCATCGCCCGAGCGCTGGAAGCGGTCAACCTCGCCGACCGAGCGGCCGATGCCTGCGGCACCCTGTCCAAAGGACTTCGGCAGCGCGTGGCCCTGGCCAGGGCGTTGCTCAACGATCCCGAGGTGCTCTTCCTGGACGAGCCGACCTCAGGCCTGGACCCCGTCGCGGCCCGCGACGTCCACGGACTGATCGGCGAGCTGCGGGAGCGCGGTGTCACGATCTTCCTCACCACGCACCGGCTCGACGAGGCCGAACGCCTGTGTGACCGGATCGCGATCCTGAACACGACGCTGCGCACGATCGGCCGCACGGACGAGCTCCGCGACCACCTGTTCGCCAAGACACTCATGGTGCGCACCCGCATCGCACTGCCGGATCCCGACAGGGTCTTCGCCGGCCTGCCCGAAGTCGACGGCTGGAGCCGCGACAGCGCGGACCACTACGTCCTGACCGTGTCCGACCCGGCCGCCGCCGCGCCGTCGGTCACCCGCGCTCTCGTGGCGGCCGGCGCGGACGTGCTGTCGATCGGGGAGTCCCGCCACTCGCTGGAGGACGTCTACCTCGAGCTCATCGACACCGACGACGAGGCGAGACGGGCATGA
- a CDS encoding ABC transporter permease subunit produces MSRRRVRAIFDKELREYRRNGNIVYAMVILPFVFLIQPLIQIFTLPSSASVTLHHEHSLVYMLAIPALVPATLASYAVVGERLQGTLEPVLATPVRRDELLLGKALAAFVPSVVVSYGVYAVFIAAVELFAHAGVATALIQAPDLIAQVLFTPLLAAWSIWVGIAVSARCRDPRTAGQLSILAGLPSVAITTLIAFNVIPATLPVALAFGAALLILIRLGWRVASAIFDRERLITNTT; encoded by the coding sequence ATGAGCCGGCGGCGGGTGCGTGCGATCTTCGACAAGGAGCTTCGGGAGTACCGCCGCAACGGCAACATCGTGTACGCGATGGTCATCCTCCCCTTCGTCTTTCTCATCCAGCCGTTGATCCAGATCTTCACCCTGCCGAGTTCGGCGTCGGTGACGCTGCACCACGAGCACTCGCTGGTCTACATGCTGGCGATCCCGGCACTCGTACCGGCGACGCTGGCCTCCTACGCCGTGGTGGGCGAGCGCCTGCAAGGCACTCTCGAACCTGTGCTCGCGACTCCTGTACGCCGGGACGAGCTGCTGCTCGGTAAGGCGCTCGCCGCCTTCGTCCCGTCCGTGGTCGTCTCATACGGCGTCTATGCCGTCTTCATCGCCGCGGTCGAACTCTTCGCCCACGCCGGCGTGGCCACCGCGCTCATTCAGGCGCCGGACCTGATCGCCCAGGTGCTCTTCACGCCGCTATTGGCCGCGTGGTCGATCTGGGTCGGCATCGCGGTCTCGGCCCGGTGCCGGGACCCGCGTACGGCAGGACAGCTGTCGATCCTCGCGGGGCTCCCGTCGGTCGCGATCACCACGCTCATCGCGTTCAACGTCATTCCGGCGACCCTTCCGGTCGCCCTCGCGTTCGGGGCCGCTCTGCTGATCCTCATCCGCCTCGGCTGGCGGGTCGCGTCCGCCATCTTCGACCGCGAACGACTGATCACCAACACCACGTAG
- a CDS encoding substrate-binding domain-containing protein has product MNPDARPTLATIARAAGVSVPTVSKALNGRSDVAPATRQRIERLLDQSGYVRGSRADRGAVAPVIDVVIDSLDNSWAASMLGGVEAACHDAGLGVVVSVARAEDRRRAKPRWLDQAVARSSQGVLLCLVDLLPGHQSTLRRVNIPYVVVDPLTLPTADIPSVGATNWAGGLSATEHLIALGHRRIAVIGGPSRLLYSRARTDGYRAAMARAGLGVPAGYVRYCRSDTHDGRQATRDLLELDPRPTAIFAGSDPIALGAYRALREAGVTVPAEISVVGFDDRPESRWTSPRLTTVHQPLDEMGATAVGLLAAAMRGQMPRTRRVELATSLIERESTGPPPSP; this is encoded by the coding sequence ATGAACCCCGATGCGCGACCGACGTTGGCGACCATTGCCCGTGCGGCGGGGGTCTCGGTGCCGACGGTGTCCAAAGCGCTCAACGGTCGCAGCGACGTGGCGCCCGCGACGCGGCAGCGGATCGAACGGCTGCTCGATCAGAGCGGATACGTGCGCGGCTCCCGGGCCGATCGCGGTGCCGTGGCACCGGTGATCGATGTCGTCATCGATTCGCTGGATAATTCGTGGGCCGCGTCGATGCTCGGTGGCGTCGAGGCGGCGTGCCATGACGCCGGACTCGGCGTGGTGGTGTCGGTGGCGCGTGCGGAGGACCGGCGACGGGCGAAGCCGCGTTGGCTGGACCAGGCGGTCGCCCGGTCGTCGCAGGGCGTTCTGCTGTGTCTGGTCGACCTGCTGCCCGGGCACCAGTCGACATTGCGACGAGTGAACATTCCGTACGTCGTCGTCGACCCCTTGACGTTACCCACCGCCGACATCCCGTCGGTCGGGGCGACCAACTGGGCCGGCGGGCTCTCCGCGACCGAGCACTTGATCGCGCTGGGCCATCGGCGGATCGCCGTGATCGGCGGACCGTCCCGGCTGCTCTACAGCCGGGCCAGGACGGACGGCTACCGGGCCGCGATGGCTCGCGCCGGGCTCGGCGTACCGGCCGGGTATGTGCGCTACTGCCGGTCCGACACCCACGACGGCCGGCAGGCGACAAGGGACCTGCTCGAGCTCGACCCGCGCCCGACGGCGATCTTTGCCGGTTCGGATCCGATCGCTCTCGGTGCGTACCGGGCGCTGCGGGAGGCGGGGGTGACGGTGCCTGCTGAGATAAGCGTCGTCGGGTTCGACGACCGGCCCGAATCGCGCTGGACCAGTCCGCGCCTGACCACCGTGCACCAGCCGCTGGACGAGATGGGGGCGACGGCCGTCGGGCTCCTGGCCGCGGCGATGCGCGGGCAGATGCCCCGGACCCGTCGGGTCGAGCTGGCCACCTCGTTGATCGAGCGGGAGAGCACCGGACCGCCGCCGTCGCCGTAG
- a CDS encoding ABC transporter substrate-binding protein has protein sequence MSRRNFLRAAGTAAVAVELGGCARSGSTSDVRRSDTFSVLNKDVQAVRNYNAFSPSNHATPSFGLVYEQLVRLDALHGARIRPWLASAWEFSDGGRTLTFTARRGVTFSDGTPMTANDIFYTLQLPLKHAELTPSGVEYTGVHMVGRDKVALTFDEPSYQNLVECVNVRVVPRHIWQHQDPVKWTNPNPVGTGPTVLQGFSSQQSTFRRRKGYWGGDLPMEYVRYPCATEDAAKLMLIDGELDLATIAWPGATQHYVPKDPRKYRYNPPPAGGSEGVAFNLTTPPWNDVHVRRAMSLAIDRKVVSRVMNDGQLPMYVTNLDDRIYRDWIAPEYRGKVQQLDVAGARHELQQAGWSVQNGRLVKDGRTHRVSMRFCNDYPAWHIESAVLVDQWRKHLGLDVELIAQPGATFFDQVNSGHFDIALWFCGNGTSMYQSYHSIMDPALSVSAGKVATGNPGRWNDPATKSLLAGMRQTDHEPTLQKLGHQLQKIVVEQVPFVPNVSGNMWCVINQSYWTDWPDDRTSKMIAADSGPDLVLMLQQLKRVNQA, from the coding sequence ATGTCACGACGCAACTTCCTGCGTGCAGCCGGCACCGCGGCTGTCGCGGTCGAGCTCGGCGGATGCGCACGATCGGGATCGACCTCCGACGTGCGCCGTTCGGACACCTTCAGCGTCCTCAACAAAGACGTGCAGGCGGTCCGCAACTACAACGCGTTCTCCCCGTCCAACCACGCGACGCCGTCCTTCGGGCTGGTCTACGAGCAACTCGTCCGACTCGACGCGCTACACGGAGCGCGGATCAGGCCATGGCTGGCCAGCGCCTGGGAGTTCAGCGACGGCGGCCGGACGCTGACGTTCACCGCACGTCGTGGCGTGACGTTCTCCGACGGCACGCCGATGACCGCGAACGACATCTTCTACACCCTGCAACTGCCGCTGAAGCACGCCGAACTGACCCCGTCAGGGGTCGAGTACACCGGCGTGCACATGGTGGGCCGGGACAAGGTCGCACTCACCTTCGACGAGCCGTCGTACCAGAACCTCGTCGAATGCGTGAACGTCCGGGTCGTTCCCCGCCACATCTGGCAGCACCAGGATCCGGTGAAGTGGACCAACCCCAATCCGGTCGGGACCGGGCCAACCGTTCTGCAGGGCTTCTCCTCGCAACAGAGCACCTTCCGGCGGCGCAAGGGCTACTGGGGCGGCGACCTCCCGATGGAGTACGTGCGCTATCCCTGCGCGACCGAGGACGCGGCGAAGCTCATGCTCATCGACGGGGAACTCGACCTCGCGACGATCGCGTGGCCCGGCGCCACCCAGCACTACGTCCCGAAGGACCCGCGGAAGTACCGCTACAACCCGCCGCCGGCCGGAGGCAGCGAAGGCGTCGCGTTCAACCTCACCACGCCGCCGTGGAACGACGTACACGTCCGCCGTGCGATGTCACTCGCGATCGACCGCAAGGTGGTCTCCCGGGTGATGAACGACGGCCAGCTGCCCATGTACGTGACCAACCTCGACGACCGCATCTACCGCGACTGGATCGCCCCGGAGTATCGCGGCAAGGTCCAGCAGCTCGACGTCGCCGGCGCCCGGCACGAGTTGCAGCAGGCGGGCTGGTCGGTGCAGAACGGCCGCCTGGTCAAGGACGGGCGCACGCACCGGGTGAGCATGCGGTTCTGCAACGACTACCCAGCCTGGCACATCGAGTCGGCGGTGCTCGTCGACCAGTGGCGCAAGCATCTCGGCCTGGACGTGGAGCTCATCGCTCAGCCGGGGGCGACGTTCTTCGACCAGGTGAACTCCGGGCACTTCGACATCGCCCTGTGGTTCTGCGGCAACGGCACCAGCATGTATCAGAGCTACCACAGCATCATGGACCCGGCGCTGTCCGTATCGGCCGGCAAGGTGGCGACCGGCAACCCGGGACGCTGGAACGATCCCGCGACCAAGAGCCTGCTCGCCGGCATGCGCCAGACCGATCACGAGCCGACGCTGCAGAAGCTCGGCCACCAGCTGCAGAAGATCGTGGTGGAGCAGGTCCCGTTCGTGCCCAACGTGAGCGGGAACATGTGGTGCGTCATCAACCAGTCCTACTGGACCGACTGGCCTGATGACCGTACGTCGAAGATGATCGCGGCCGACTCCGGCCCGGACCTCGTTCTCATGCTGCAACAGCTCAAGCGGGTGAACCAGGCATGA
- a CDS encoding ABC transporter permease: MTQATADLILAEQESGAKTPVRRRWGFFGRRVGFYLIAAWSAVTINFLIPRFMPGSPADAVIASLQQHSGGPLSPQTIGAIEKIFGDPKQGLIHQYGSYLAQLAHGNLGLSTSAYPTPVGALIAQALPWTLLLLGVTTVLAFLIGTAAGVICGWRAGGRLDGGLSPLSTFMSAVPYFWVALLALWFFGFRLGWFPLAGGYNPDASFGSSPGFWLSTLRYGFLPAVTIIFSSCGGWLLGMRNMTITTAGEDYVLLARAKGLSPGRIVFRYAARNAILPQFTGFALALGSILGGALLTETVFTYPGIGHLLYQAVSNRDFPLMQGILLITTLAVLLANFIADSVYVLLDPRTREQGE, from the coding sequence ATGACGCAAGCGACTGCGGATCTGATCCTTGCCGAGCAGGAGTCCGGCGCGAAGACACCGGTACGCCGCAGGTGGGGGTTCTTCGGCCGGCGGGTCGGCTTCTACCTGATCGCCGCCTGGTCGGCGGTCACCATCAACTTCCTCATCCCTCGGTTCATGCCGGGCTCCCCGGCCGACGCCGTGATCGCGTCGCTGCAGCAACACAGCGGCGGTCCGCTCTCGCCCCAGACCATCGGAGCGATCGAGAAGATCTTCGGCGACCCGAAGCAGGGGCTGATCCACCAGTACGGCAGCTACCTCGCCCAACTGGCACACGGCAACCTCGGCCTGTCCACGAGCGCATACCCGACCCCGGTCGGCGCACTCATCGCGCAAGCGCTGCCGTGGACCTTGCTGCTGCTCGGCGTCACGACGGTGTTGGCGTTCCTGATCGGTACGGCGGCCGGCGTCATCTGCGGCTGGCGGGCCGGCGGCCGGCTCGACGGCGGGCTGAGCCCGTTGTCGACGTTCATGTCGGCGGTCCCCTACTTCTGGGTCGCGCTGCTCGCCCTGTGGTTCTTCGGCTTCCGGCTCGGCTGGTTCCCGCTGGCCGGCGGATACAACCCCGACGCCTCGTTCGGCTCCAGCCCGGGATTCTGGCTGTCGACCCTGCGCTACGGCTTCCTGCCCGCCGTCACCATCATCTTCTCCTCCTGCGGTGGCTGGCTGCTCGGCATGCGCAACATGACGATCACCACCGCCGGCGAGGACTACGTGCTGCTCGCCCGCGCGAAGGGCCTGTCGCCGGGGCGCATCGTCTTCCGCTATGCCGCCCGGAACGCGATCCTGCCCCAGTTCACCGGCTTCGCCCTCGCGCTCGGCAGCATCCTCGGCGGCGCCCTGCTGACCGAGACCGTGTTCACCTATCCGGGGATCGGTCACCTGCTCTACCAGGCGGTGTCCAATCGCGACTTCCCATTGATGCAGGGAATTCTGCTGATCACGACGCTGGCCGTTCTGCTGGCCAACTTCATCGCGGACTCGGTCTACGTGCTGCTCGATCCGCGGACCAGGGAGCAGGGAGAGTAG
- a CDS encoding ABC transporter permease, translated as MGATILRSWKVRIGLAVFAVFALAAIFGPWIDHALLGRDAKALNYLAVSQSPNSQHLLGTTSTGQDVLAQVIVGARDSLLVGLIAAVIGTALAILFGVTAGFFGRGVDTVLNFVTNLFIVLPIFPLTLVVAGYLQGTGPVTIALIIGVFGWAGGARTLRAQTMTLRNRDFTVAMKMLGESKRRLIFVEVFPQLSGWVSAMFLHGIIGGVLAEAGLAFLGISNPDTVSWGTMIQNAQQQNAILNGQWWWFVPPGLCIAAIGTAVGLINFGIDEVASPRLRSARRVVRKRTSRTAARTAARTGSEAAA; from the coding sequence ATGGGTGCCACCATTCTGCGCAGCTGGAAGGTCCGGATCGGGCTGGCGGTCTTCGCCGTGTTCGCGCTGGCCGCCATCTTCGGGCCCTGGATCGACCACGCCCTTCTCGGCCGCGACGCCAAGGCGCTCAACTACCTCGCCGTCAGCCAGTCACCCAACAGCCAGCACCTGCTGGGAACGACCTCGACCGGCCAGGACGTCCTCGCCCAAGTGATCGTCGGCGCACGCGACTCGCTGCTGGTCGGCTTGATCGCAGCTGTGATCGGTACGGCGCTGGCGATCCTCTTCGGCGTCACGGCGGGCTTCTTCGGCAGAGGCGTCGACACGGTCCTGAACTTCGTCACCAACCTCTTCATCGTGCTGCCGATCTTCCCGCTGACCCTCGTCGTCGCCGGCTATCTGCAGGGGACCGGCCCGGTGACGATCGCCCTCATCATCGGAGTCTTCGGCTGGGCCGGCGGCGCCCGCACCCTGCGGGCGCAGACCATGACCTTGCGCAACAGGGACTTCACGGTCGCCATGAAGATGCTCGGCGAGAGCAAGCGCCGACTCATCTTCGTGGAGGTCTTCCCACAGCTGTCCGGCTGGGTATCGGCGATGTTCCTGCACGGGATCATCGGCGGGGTGCTCGCCGAGGCCGGGCTCGCGTTCCTCGGGATCTCCAATCCGGACACCGTGAGCTGGGGAACGATGATCCAGAACGCTCAGCAGCAGAACGCGATCCTCAACGGCCAATGGTGGTGGTTCGTACCGCCCGGTCTCTGCATCGCGGCCATCGGCACCGCGGTCGGCCTGATCAACTTCGGCATCGACGAGGTCGCCAGCCCGCGCCTGCGCTCCGCGCGTCGCGTCGTACGCAAGCGCACCAGCCGCACCGCAGCCCGGACCGCGGCCCGCACCGGATCGGAGGCGGCAGCATGA
- a CDS encoding ABC transporter ATP-binding protein, with protein MTNSPRIGEVLLDVRDLCVDYATGGAPVTACAEISLQLRRGEILGVAGESGSGKSTLITALTRLQRPPAVTSAGQILLRHDGAEIDLVPMTDKQLRRLRWREMSIVLQSAMDALNPVMRLGAQFADVLREHDPDMSGARSEERTRELLGMVGIPPDRLRSYPHELSGGMRQRAMIALALACDPSLVVMDEPTTAVDVVMQRQILGQILRLRDELGFAVVFVTHDLSLLLELADRIAIMYAGRIVEIGTAEDIYSSPRHPYTRGLRDSFPPLHAPLTELTGIPGTPPDLANLPSGCAFHPRCRDRFEPCDSSRPDLLPIADQHAACLLYDPATKTPPLQEVGSR; from the coding sequence ATGACCAACTCCCCACGCATCGGCGAGGTGCTCCTCGACGTCCGGGACCTCTGCGTCGACTACGCCACAGGTGGCGCGCCGGTGACGGCCTGCGCCGAGATCTCCTTGCAGCTGCGTCGCGGGGAGATCCTCGGTGTCGCAGGCGAATCCGGTTCCGGGAAGTCGACGCTGATCACGGCGCTGACCCGGCTGCAGCGACCACCGGCCGTCACCAGCGCGGGCCAGATCCTGCTCCGCCACGATGGCGCGGAGATCGACCTCGTCCCCATGACCGACAAGCAACTCCGCCGGCTCCGCTGGCGCGAGATGTCCATCGTGCTGCAGAGCGCGATGGACGCGTTGAACCCGGTCATGCGCCTGGGAGCGCAGTTCGCCGACGTACTGCGCGAACACGACCCCGACATGTCCGGGGCCCGGTCGGAGGAACGCACCCGCGAACTGCTCGGCATGGTCGGGATCCCACCGGACCGGCTCCGCAGCTATCCGCACGAGCTGTCCGGCGGGATGCGCCAGCGGGCGATGATCGCCCTCGCCCTCGCCTGCGACCCGTCGCTCGTCGTCATGGACGAGCCGACCACGGCCGTCGACGTGGTGATGCAACGCCAGATCCTCGGCCAGATCCTCCGGCTGCGCGACGAACTCGGCTTCGCCGTCGTCTTCGTCACCCACGACCTCTCGCTGCTGCTCGAGCTGGCCGACCGGATCGCCATCATGTACGCCGGCCGGATCGTCGAGATCGGGACGGCGGAGGACATTTACTCGTCTCCCCGGCATCCCTACACCCGCGGCCTGCGCGACTCGTTCCCGCCGTTGCACGCACCGCTGACCGAGCTGACCGGGATTCCGGGCACGCCACCTGACCTGGCCAATCTGCCCTCCGGCTGCGCCTTCCACCCGCGCTGCCGAGACCGGTTCGAGCCGTGCGACTCGAGCCGGCCGGACCTGCTGCCGATCGCGGACCAGCATGCGGCCTGCCTGCTCTACGACCCGGCCACCAAGACGCCGCCGCTGCAGGAGGTCGGTTCCCGGTGA